One part of the Lotus japonicus ecotype B-129 chromosome 2, LjGifu_v1.2 genome encodes these proteins:
- the LOC130735767 gene encoding uncharacterized protein LOC130735767: MLQQQAQGKLRWGELDDDDGGEDLDFLLPPLQVTLPDENGIKKAIEYKFNDDGNKVKITTTTRTRKLADAHLSKRAVERRSWLKFGDAVQEDVGARLTMVSTEEILLERPKPLGAKTEEPTAASKGGAVLMVCRTCRKEGEHWTARCPLKDLAAQSDDTADKLPAASASAGGAASTYVPPGMRPGAERSTGSDMRRRNDENSVRVTNLSEETREFDLMELFRPFGAVSRVYVAIDQKTGESRGFGFVNFVSREDAQRAINKLNGYGYDNLILRVEWATPRAT; the protein is encoded by the coding sequence atgttGCAGCAACAGGCTCAGGGGAAACTCCGGTGGGGTGAATTGGACGACGACGACGGCGGCGAGGATCTCGACTTCCTGTTACCGCCGCTTCAGGTCACACTTCCCGACGAGAACGGCATCAAGAAGGCTATTGAGTACAAGTTCAACGACGACGGCAACAAGGTCAAAATCACAACCACCACCCGCACACGCAAGCTCGCCGATGCTCATCTCAGCAAACGCGCCGTCGAGCGCCGGTCATGGCTCAAATTCGGCGACGCCGTTCAGGAAGATGTCGGCGCCCGCCTCACCATGGTCTCCACTGAAGAGATCCTCCTCGAACGCCCTAAGCCTCTTGGTGCTAAGACGGAGGAGCCAACGGCTGCTTCAAAAGGCGGCGCTGTTCTCATGGTCTGCAGGACGTGTCGGAAGGAAGGTGAGCATTGGACTGCCCGGTGTCCCCTCAAGGACCTTGCTGCGCAATCTGATGACACTGCCGATAAGCTTCCGGCGGCGTCGGCGTCGGCCGGAGGAGCAGCGTCGACGTACGTGCCTCCTGGGATGAGACCGGGTGCGGAGAGGAGCACTGGCTCCGACATGCGGCGCAGGAACGATGAGAATTCCGTGAGAGTGACCAACCTCTCGGAGGAGACGAGGGAGTTTGATTTGATGGAGCTTTTCCGTCCCTTTGGTGCTGTGAGTAGAGTCTATGTTGCCATTGATCAGAAGACAGGTGAGAGCAGGGGTTTTGGGTTTGTGAATTTTGTTAGCAGGGAAGATGCACAGAGAGCAATCAACAAACTCAATGGATATGGCTATGATAATCTAATCCTTAGAGTTGAATGGGCAACCCCTAGGGCTACCTAA
- the LOC130735768 gene encoding peroxidase 27-like, which translates to MKIKLSLIACLVVNCFLGVCRGGGLIKNFYRETCPQAEDIINTVTREHVFAKPELPAKLIRIQFHDCFVRGCDASVMLDSTANNTGEKKSIPNLTLTAGFDVIDVIKEAVEEKCPGIVSCADILALAARDAVSVQFNRPMWEVLTGRRDGTISNAFDVVDNIPAPFLNFTQLMQNFRSKNLTLQDLVVLSGAHTLGVSHCNLINSRIYNFTGKGDHDPSLNSTYVEYLKTKCYNQSLDDTTTTVEMDPNSSTTFDSSYYSILLQNKGMFQTDVELLATRHSRKIVNELVDQSTFFKQFARSMKRLGSIEVLTGPAGEIRRNCSVVNS; encoded by the exons ATGAAGATAAAACTTTCCCTCATAGCTTGCTTGGTAGTGAATTGTTTTCTTGGGGTTTGTCGAGGAGGTGGGCTCATAAAAAATTTCTACAGAGAAACCTGTCCTCAAGCAGAGGATATTATCAACACTGTAACTCGGGAGCATGTCTTTGCGAAGCCTGAATTGCCAGCCAAGTTGATTAGAATTCAATTTCACGATTGTTTTGTCAGG GGTTGTGATGCCTCGGTTATGTTGGATTCCACTGCCAATAACACTGGGGAGAAAAAGTCAATTCCTAATCTGACTTTGACTGCAGGCTTTGATGTCATAGATGTTATAAAAGAAGCCGTGGAGGAAAAATGTCCAGGGATTGTATCTTGTGCTGACATACTAGCATTGGCAGCTAGAGATGCTGTATCTGTCCAA TTTAATAGACCTATGTGGGAAGTGCTAAccggtagaagagatggaacaaTTTCCAATGCCTTTGACGTCGTGGACAATATCCCAGCACCTTTCTTAAACTTCACCCAGCTCATGCAAAATTTTCGCAGCAAAAACCTTACTCTGCAAGACCTGGTTGTATTATCAG GAGCACACACACTTGGAGTAAGTCATTGCAACTTGATCAATAGCAGGATTTACAACTTCACTGGGAAAGGAGATCATGATCCTTCATTGAATTCCACTTATGTTGAATACTTGAAGACAAAGTGCTATAACCAGAGCCTCGATGATACCACCACAACAGTAGAGATGGATCCTAATAGCTCTACCACATTTGACAGTTCATACTATTCCATCCTTCTCCAGAACAAGGGTATGTTCCAAACAGATGTTGAACTTCTAGCCACGCGACACTCGAGAAAAATTGTTAATGAATTGGTTGATCAAAGCACATTCTTCAAACAGTTTGCCCGGTCAATGAAGAGGCTTGGAAGTATTGAGGTCCTCACAGGCCCCGCAGGGGAAATTAGGAGGAACTGCTCTGTTGTCAACTCTTGA